The Populus trichocarpa isolate Nisqually-1 chromosome 18, P.trichocarpa_v4.1, whole genome shotgun sequence genomic interval ttttgcctatgttttactatataaaatgcattgatattctttgttttatgttttgaaggcacttttggatgaaagatgcaaaaaggagtaaattggaggtaattggcagatttgactgttcagtcgatgttttgtgcagagcgtgagttctagagatcgaaatgaagtgattctagtggcactaaaaagctaacatccatacctttctggaaatgtaatgcaagaaaaataaaaagagaaagatcatggaaatcacatcctgcaaagtcaaatctcgcattctgccagtgttgacctttggccattcaaaatttaatatctggagctacagaagtccaattgatgcaaacgcaattttattggattcctgacttaaagacctatcaacgctccaaatttcagccaaaaaagatttcatatgagggagatattatttttcaaagatgacaactgaattctgccagcaaacaggtttcgtgaagaaacaagtccaaactacattccgaagcatctaaaccgacatccaagtttttatatcagcaatttagctcctccaagtcaaagcttgaagatttcatgcaagactatttctccttttagaaaaaatagttattgaagtacttaaatgtaaactgtccaactcaaggaaggactattttgtaaaatagagactagggtttcttagcatataaaaagaaagagagaaggaggcagcagccagcataaaagagggagagcagaaggaggcagcagccagcagagaataaacacaaattctctcctctacaaacccaaaaatcatgctcttttcattctttagaaatagttgttcaatagttatgcaaggctaagctcttttcttggttgcaaggacacaacaaaccttcggatttcaagaaccgtgagatttattcttccttttattttcagtttatgttatgaatgagtatgattgttttcctatgcatattcctatgattgttgttgatgattgctagagcggactctaagttattgttgtgaacaatctattgctaagtttaatatcaaaaccggagttgtgatatatgaacttgtgaagcaactaagcttgataattgtggcggaactacgttattgaacttagggagaacatttgaacaaagtgacacaagccgCGGAcaacttgtatgttaatcttgatgaaattatctagttcttaaagctaccattaaattgaatcattagtgcggacactttgattgtttgttggttaggattagttatacggcggatccgttaattaatcaacgttaagaaaagataaaatttcagaacataaactgcaattttcgtttcaaggatcggttctaatttccgttggtggatgtgtgcttgcgaccaaggtttgttttcttgataagtttcggttttaattgattttgtttgctagtttaattgctgccatagtttagataatcacaaaccaaatccccccaattacataacgtacaacataaaaatctgacttgaaacttcctcgtgggatcgaccccttgcttgctctatactatcttgtgtgttgtgtttgaagctagggtaattaatttgtgcgaccgcgacatcgcaacacaaagcaaaaaagaagTTTAGATCTTCAAGTAATTTTCACATAAATCATAAACAACTCTAAATTTATCTAACGAAATCCTTGGAACtcctgaataatttttaaatttactgtTTTCATTGCATATTTGAATTTCAAGAACCTAACAGTTATAGTCGTCCCTAACCATATTAAAGGTCAAATTTTGAACCCATATATAGCAGAGGAGGACATTACATGATTGTAGTTTGTTACCGACACAGCGCTTACAAATGCTAAATCATTACAGACTTGCTCTAATTTCACACCATACACAAGCTAATTATTACTTTGATTTCTACGAATAATAATCAATTGAGATATGCCACAAGTGCCAATATATCTTCTAGGGTGGAGATTTTGCTGTAGTTTCTCGTCAGTGTCTAATCTCATGGCCACTCTTCAGAATCAAGCAAATGTGCGAGAGACTCTAGGTCCAAAGTTGCATTGTCTTCAGGACAATGATTCAGTGCCCAGTCCTTGAACATGAGGTCATCAAATATGCCCAAGGAACATTCAGAACCCCTGGACAAATTCCGGTTACAACCACTCTTCATTAGTGTATCTCCGTCTATATCATTTGGTTGAATTTCATTCCACTTCccgaaattgaagaaatctgagCCATCATGACATGCATGAACCTCTTCAGTTCCGCAATGAAAATTTGGACCATCTTGTTGATGATTTATCAAGGAAGCTTGAGAGGGGTCGTTCATGGCTGTTGAGGAGAGAATTTCAGGTGGTGGTAGTGGTGTCCGTGTCGGTGGTGGTGACTGTAATGAGAGCAAAACCTTGGTGCACCTAGTGGCCTTGATGCGGATTACTTGGGTTGTCTGTGTTGACTTTGATGGTTGGGTGCTGGTCATGGGTTTAATTGCTCTAGATTTGCTTTGACAGCTTTGTTTGGATTGTGAAGATGATTCGCCTTTAGCTTTTTTCCCCAGAGTAGTGTTCCaataattcttgatttcattGTCTGTCCGCCCAGGTAGCCTTCCAGCTATTACGGACCATCTACTCATTCAAGAATGCTAGTAATAATTACTAGTACTGCTCGTAAAAGCATAGGTAAACTGCGTAAAGCACAAACgagagagggggggagagagagaaccTGTTACCAAGAAGGTTATGGAGCCTGATAATGAGTTCTTCTTCATCATGGGAAATGTTGCCTCTCTTGATGTCTGGTCTAAGATAATTTAACCATCTGAGTCTACAGCTCTTACCACATCTCTTCAAACCTACATACACTCACAATATCCATTTCATTCAACATGAaatcttatataaaattaagtactttatttaaatcatgtttccATTAAATGAGCATCAACGAACTCCACTCGTACATAAGCAAAAGCTAAATGTTTCTACGAGTACCTGCTCTCTCGGGGAGGTTTCTCCAGTTGCCTTCTCCATGGGCTTTAATATAAGCCATCAGTGTTTTGTCTTCCAAGGCAGTCCAGGCTCCCCTGTTGAGTCCTTCCTTGGAGCAACATGGACTCCTTCCCATCTCTTTCCACGCACACTACACTCACAAGtataataattagataaaagaGGTTATGTGGCTCTTTTATAGGCCAATGCCACACCTAGGTTGGAGACTGAGAGGTTGTCATGTTTTAACGAtcctttaatttgaaataaatttatattttttaataaaatttaatgatgtAAATTCTTTTATGAAAGTATTTGCACTCATAGCAAGTTACTAGATCATTTATTCACGAGATGGAtcgatattttttctttcaaaatgttaataaaaatatactaccattgctaacatgttttcaataaaaaaaattaaattgtatagggACTGACTCGTTGTGATTTAATCAACTTGACAACTCAAAAGACAGTATAGACAATGAgataaaaaacatagtttgactaaaaaatctcaaaacgatatatatatatatatatatatatatatatatatatatatatatatatatatattgagatgatAAGATATTGAATAGACCCGGGTCAACTTAGGTTAACATATAAAATCTCgacccaggtcatgagaccgCAACAAaatcatagaaagcaaatcaaaaaaatattgaaggttaattctcaatcaaccgattgttgaagaatgaaattgaaaaaatcaattaaaaaggaaccaaaaaaaactccaattaacttgtcaaatctgaATCATAAAAtcgagataacctaatagaaagaagatcaaaataaattataaagtctaattctcaatcaattgaatgttgaaagatgaaattgaaaaataaaatctattaaaaaaaggatCCATAAAAAACCCGATTTAACCTGAATTAATCCACCAAACCCTTGACTTAGGTCATAATACTacgataacctcatataaagaaaatcaaaataaattatgaagtttaattcctagtcaaactaaatattgaatgatgaaattgaaacaaaaatcaattacaaaaaaggataaaaaagaccTAAGTCAACTGGGTTAAGCCGCAAAACTCACTATTTATGTCATGAGATTGGAATAACCTCATATAAtataaactgaaataaattatgaatctcaatccctaataaattctatattaaaagatgaaattaaaaaaaataaaaaaataaaattgaaaataaaactaaatttaatattagaaaaaaaaatattattccaatAAATTACTGAAAAGGGAATTAGTGATTTCCCctctttaattagttttttttttgtcagctAATATACCAACTTGGCATAATGATAAGTTATATACTAATTTGGGTGTAAATGATACTTTACTATATttcaaattagaaataaatgttgttttatacataaaactagCTTCAAAATGCTTAAAGTAATGTTTGGCATTGTGGTGACTGTAATGAGAGCAAAACCTTGGTGCACGTAGTGGCCTTCGTGCGGATTACTTGGGTTGTCTGTGTTGACTTTGATGGTTGGGTGCTGGTCATGGGTTTAATTGCTCTAGATTTGCTTTGACAGCTTTGTTTGGATTGTGAAGATGATTCGCCTTTAGCTTTTTTCCCCAGAGTAGTGTTCCaataattcttgatttcattGCCTGTTCGCCCAGGTAGCCTTCCAGCTATTACGGACCATCTACTCATTCAAGAATGCTAGTAATAATTACTAGTACTGCTCATAAAAGCATAGGTAAACTGCGTAAAGCACAAACgagagagggggggagagagagaaccTGTTACCAAGAAGGTTATGGAGCCTGATAATGAGTTCTTCTTCATCATGGGAAATGTTGCCTCTCCTGATGTCTGGTCTAAGATAATTTAACCATCTGAGTCTACAGCTCTTACCACATCTCTTCAAACCTACATACATTCACCATATCCATTTCATTCAACATGAaatcttatataaaattaagtgctttatttaattcatgtttGCATTAAATGAGCATCAACGAACTCCACTCGTACATATGCAAAAGCTAAATGTTTCTACGAGTACCTGCTCTCTCGGGGAGGTTTCTCCAGTTGCTTTCTCCATGGGCTTTAATATAAGCCATCAGTATTTTGTCTTCCAAGGCAGTCCAGGCTCCCCTGTTGAGTCCTTCCTTGGAGCAACATGGACTCCTTCCCATCTCTTTCCACGCACACTACACTCACAAGtataataattagataaaagaGGTTATGTGGCTCTTTTATAGGCCAATGCCACTCCTAGGTTGGAGACTGAGAGGTTGTCATGTTTTAGCGAacctttaatttgaaataaatttataatttttaataaaatttactGACGTAAATTCTTTTATGAAAGTATTTGCACTCATAACAAGTTACTAGATCATTTATTCACTTTATGGatccatattttttctttcaaaatgttaataaaaatatactagcattgctaacatgttttcaataaaaaaaaattaaattgtatagggATTAACTCGTTATGATTCAATCAACTTAACAAGTCAAAAGACAGTCTAGACAATGAGATGATAAGATATTGGATAGACCCGGGTTAATTTAGGTTAACATATAAAATTCTGATTCAGGTCATGAGACTGCAACAAaatcatagaaagcaaatcaaaaaaatattaaagtttaattctcaatcaactaattgttgaagaatgaaattgaaaaaatcaattaaaaaagaacaaaaaaaaacctcaattaacttgttaaatttgaATCATAAAAccgagataacctaataaaaagcagatcaaaataaattatgaagtctaattctcaatcaattgaatgttgaagggtgaaattgaaaaaaaatatctattaaaaaCAGGATCCATAAAAAACCCGAGTTTACCTGAATTAACCCACCAAACCCTTGATTTAggtcataataatatttttttttcttcttttaaaatttagtttgatatcagcatattaaaatgataaaaaatattaaaaaaaaaaatttagacaaaCAGTATTTTAAGCACAATGCTAAACTCCACCTAGTTacaattattttctaatgtacAGTTTCTTATTATACTTAATCTAATGTTTTCCGGATAATTGATTGTTATATCCTAAAAGATAAGATTTAACTCCACTAAAGAAATACAGAGACATAATCTATCTACGAGTctacttattaattcttttttattgctacacacacacacacacacacacacacacacacacttcaaATGTTTCCAACCGTATGTTATAAGCTAtagcttcttccttttttttggaATTGCTATGGCAATTTTTGATAAAGCTTTTGAACAGCCAAATAAAAGTCCAACAAGAATCTGGTTATCTTAGAAATGCTATTGCTCAAATTTTGTGCAGCTTTTATCCTTTCCAAATTACAATTGCTTTCATGCGTGTTAAGAGTGAGATCCAGATGGCTTGATTTGTTGGATTCCTGATGTCCACCATACACAAGATCAGGATAGAGGTGAGAAACAATTGACCATTGTGACTCTTAAGCCAATAAAGACctcattttagaaaataaaatttaattgagtatctaaaatatcataattacaGGAAGattctcaaaatatattttatctatttattcatttttctgtttgtcaaaaaactattataactctttatataaaaaaaaatagaaaattatatataaagcattAGTCTTCCCTGATTTGACTGGAACTTGCCATTAAGTTTAATCTTCagttaaaaaattgttatccatcaataacatcattttatgTGTGGGCATCCCCATCTTGGATCCCTTATACTTTTATGTGCACCATCTTATCATGGATTTCTAACACAATATATTTGTACAAGTCGTTCCATCATGAATCTCTAATACACAACACCTTTTATGTAGGTTGTCTCATCATGGATCCCACCATAAGAACTTTGAATGATAGCAACTAACGCAGACAAAAACAACACACTAGTTCTTGGACGTCTTTCTCTTGATGGAGAACCTTATTTTTCCCTCTAACACAAGGATGTCCTATTTTGCAATCTCTTCCAGACATGGTTGTTTCGTAGCACACAATGAATCAAAATAACCACCAAGGATTGTTAGACTGTCTTCCAGCCATTGTTATTTAGTAgcatataacaaataaaacaaccTCGGATTGCAGCATACAACAAGTAATAACCTGGTATCATTGGGTTTTAATACTAATTGATGCAGAcggaagagaaaaataaatgggtTTGTTACATGTCAAAACCTTCAAAGACCAAAAACATCTTAAGTATATGGAGACTctcaaaatacttaattttattcatttatgtCTCTACTTGCCAAAAGGCTATCACAAccctttatatagaaaaaaacaaaaaaaaaaaccttaataatattgaatagaaaaaaatatttttttatatagaaaaaaaaactagaaattggTCATGTTTCTCAATGTCTTGAAAAAGGGAAGAGTGCACTCCTACAAGCAAGCAATGAATATGTTAAGGGCAGTCAATATCCTTGTAAGGCATTGCACTTCTTTCATAGTCCACACGGGCATCATGTTTATtatgacttgagttttttatgGATTTGGCTTGATTCCCTTGgagcttaaaaaaaacctagaaatttcctttctttaatAGCGAAAACACATTTAGAAAGGTTGAGTTTCATGTAGTATTGACTCAAAATAGAGAAAACGTTTTCAAGGTCCACGGGATGTTATTCAAAAGTCATGCTCTTTActaacatgtcatcaacatattcCTCCATAATTCTTcccaattgatttttaaatatttggttGACCATTCGTTGATATGTTGCCCCTACATTCTTCAATCCGAATGACATGGCTTTATAGTAATAAGTTTCTGCTTCAGTTATAAAAGTTGTTTCTCCTCATCTTCGGGATGCATGAGGATTTGATGATAACCTGAGTTTGCTTCCAAGGAGCTCAAGAATTCAAAACCTATGGTAGCATCTACCAAACGATCAATTTTTGGGATTGGATAACTATCTTTTATGTAAGCTTTGCACAAGTCAGTGAAATCCACACACATCTATCACTTGCCATCACTCTTCTTGACCATAACCACTTTTTCCAACAAGACAGGGTATACCACTTTCCTAATGAAAACAGCAAGTTTGTCTACTTCTTGTGTTATAGCCTTCAGTCTTTCTCCCCTAAAGTCCCTCTTTTTCTGGTGAATTGGATGTGCAGCTGGATCTATCTTTAACTAATGAGTAGCTATTTTAGGGCTAATGTCTGGCATGTCTGATGCATCTATTGCAAAATTCAACCTTTGGATTTGCAAAAGCTATATCAATGGCTATTATTGTGTTGGTGTTAAGGTGGACCTTACTTTTGTAATGACTTTTTCATCTCCCCCAAACAAATATACTTCAATTCCTCAACAGCCTCAGTTCTGATCTATACTCTTTCCTTCAAGAACTATTTGTGGTTTTATATCAGCACTTTCTTACCCTTCAAGAAAGTGGTGGCACATTGCTTGGAAGTTACTTGATCCCCTCACAATATGACATGTAACACCCAGTactttaattatgattttcatCTTTCTAATTGTCCTTTATGTGAAAACTAGgggtatttttttatacaaccaTAAGAATTTCCTTAACTTAACATCTAacaatttcattaataaatacaCTAGTACACAATCTCTATTTATACTTTTATGTGAGTACATCACTTTCCaatttatttacatgaaatttatttacaaacatTCACCAGACAATACTAGAACCTATTCAATACAGAAAGACTAAATAACTCGATAATGTTTCATGAGGAGTTGTGATATCCTAAAGaaaattcatgtaaaatatacaaaatcacGAAACTCTTAATCAATATTTGCGTCATCAGGGTTACCAACAATTATCAATGATACAAGTAAACCCAATTTCACTAACTTTTTTTTGGTAGATACATCAATCTATGCTAGATTCAAATTTAATACATTCTCATAAAATCATTGGTGaacttttatttcatcatagtACTCATTTAATAATCATAGTCATATTATAGTAACTCTTGTTCACAACATGTTTGACTCATACTTTGATTCACTTTCTTAAATACACTTAACttgtatgattttatatataccTCACAACCATATCTAGTTCACACCATTGTTTCAATcccta includes:
- the LOC7476671 gene encoding transcription factor MYB123; translation: MGRSPCCSKEGLNRGAWTALEDKILMAYIKAHGESNWRNLPERAGLKRCGKSCRLRWLNYLRPDIRRGNISHDEEELIIRLHNLLGNRWSVIAGRLPGRTGNEIKNYWNTTLGKKAKGESSSQSKQSCQSKSRAIKPMTSTQPSKSTQTTQVIRTKATTCTKCAWKEMGRSPCCSKEGLNRGAWTALEDKTLMAYIKAHGEGNWRNLPERAGLKRCGKSCRLRWLNYLRPDIKRGNISHDEEELIIRLHNLLGNRWSVIAGRLPGRTDNEIKNYWNTTLGKKAKGESSSQSKQSCQSKSRAIKPMTSTQPSKSTQTTQVIRIKATRCTKVLLSLQSPPPTRTPLPPPEILSSTAMNDPSQASLINHQQDGPNFHCGTEEVHACHDGSDFFNFGKWNEIQPNDIDGDTLMKSGCNRNLSRGSECSLGIFDDLMFKDWALNHCPEDNATLDLESLAHLLDSEEWP